The Jeotgalibacillus aurantiacus region ACGAGTAAGCCACCTAGTACCATTGAATGGGAATAAGCGAATATTAATAAAATAATATGTTTTAATGTTCGTATTTTGTATTGACGTACTATACAGTCGCTGATACAATTACAACTATCGTGTTAAAGCGGTTCTTATTCAGGTTCTGCTTTACTGAAACTTAATAGTCTTTCGTCGTATAACGTCGGGAATAGGGCCCGAAAGTCTCTACCAAGTCACCGTAAATGACTTGACTACGCGGATTGAATTCATATGTGCTTTTTTCAGCTTTTGACGGGCTGGAAAAGTGCGTCTTCGATCACTACAGTCAACCCTGAACGACGATCATCGTTCAGGGTTTTTTCGTTATACTTCGGAGAAATCTCTGGAGGGAAAAGCATTGAAGAAGTATTTTCAGTTTGAAGAATTAAACACGAATTACCGCCGTGAATTTATCGGAGGATTAACCACGTTTCTGGCAATGGCGTATATTCTTGTCGTTAATCCGTTAACGCTTACCCTTGCTGATGTGGAAGGTCTGCCTGACGCACTGCGTATGGATTATGGCGCTGTCTTTGTTGCAACAGCCCTTGCAGCAGCTATCGGTTCATTTGTGATGGGGGTATTTGCGAAATATCCAATCGCTCTTGCACCGGGAATGGGTTTGAATGCGTTTTTCGCTTATTCGGTTATTTTAACGCAGGGGATTCCATGGCAAACAGCTTTAACAGGGGTTTTATTATCTGGAATTATCTTTATGATTCTTACCGTGACAGGCGTTCGTGAAAAAATCATTAACTCTATTCCTGCTGAACTGAAATTTGCAGTAGGAGCCGGAATTGGACTTTTTATTACGTTTATCGGTTTTCAAAATGCGGGCATCATCGTTGGAAACGATGCGACAATGGTGGCGCTTGGTGATCTGACAGATCCTAATACATTACTTGCTATTTTTGGTATTTTTATTACCGTTATTTTTATGACCCGCAAAATTAAAGGTGGTATTTTCTTCGGGATCGTATTAACGGCAATTGTCGGAATGATTGTTGGACTGATTGACCGTCCAAGCGGCATTGTTGAGCCTGCGCCTAGCATTGCGCCAACTTTCGGTGCAGCACTGGACCCGATTTTTAATAATCCGGCTGAACTATTCACCATACAGATCCTTGTCGTTGTGCTGACTTTCCTGTTTGTTGATTTCTTTGATACTGCAGGTACACTCGTTGCAGTGGCGAACCAGGCAGGACTCATGAAAGAAAATAAGCTTCCGCGTGCAAGTAAAGCGCTTTTTGCTGACTCAACAGCAACGGTTTTTGGAGCGATACTCGGTACTTCTACAACAACTTCTTATATAGAATCGTCATCAGGAGTAGCTGCTGGTGCAAGATCAGGGTTTGCATCTGTTGTAACTGCGGGATTATTTCTTCTCTCGATCTTTTTCTTCCCGCTGCTTGAAGTCATTACGAGTGCAGTAACAGCGCCGGCACTTATTATTGTTGGTGTTTTGATGGTATCTGCTCTTGGTAAAATTGACTGGTCACGTTTTGAAATTGCCGTACCGGCATTTCTGACGATTATTGCCATGCCATTATCGTACAGTATTGCAACCGGAATCGCAGTCGGCTTCATTTTCTATCCGATTACGATGATCGTGAGCGGTAAGTCAAAACAGATCCATCCGATCATGTATGGGCTGTTTGTAATCTTTGTTCTTTACTTCATTTTTCTTTCGTAATACCATATAAGGACTGTTTCCGTTTACCGGACAGTCCTTTTTTAAATGGCTTGAGCGGGTAAATGGAATACCGGATCGAAATCGACATGGACGGAAGTGAAAGAGATGAGCTACACAGTCAAAAAAGTACTGAATAATAATGTGCTGATAGCGGGGACCGGTGATTCGGAAGTCGTCATGATCGGCAAGGGGATCGGCTTTAAGCGTCAAACTCAGTCGACGATCAGTGAAGCAGAGGTTGAAAAGCTGTTTGTGCTGAGAAACCAGCAGGAGCAGGATCAATTTAAAAAGCTGCTCCCTCATGTGGATGAGGAGCTGTTAAAGGTCGTCATCTCTTCCATTGAGCTGATTCGTGAGCGTACCCAGTCGTTTTTAAATGAACATATTCATGTGGCATTGACGGACCATATCGTTTTTGCGGTAAATCGCCTGATGAGAGGGATGTCCATCTCCAATCCATTTCTTTTAGAAACGAAAGCGCTTTATCCGTATGAATATGAAATTGCTAAAGAAGTTGTGCAGCTTATCAATGAACGTGCCCATATTTATCTGCCTGAAGGAGAGGTTGGTTTTATTGCCCTCCACATTCACAGCGCGATGATGAATAAAAATGTCCGGGAAGTAAACTCACACTCTCAGCTGATCGGACGTCTGATCCAGCTCATTGAAACGCAGTTCGATGTCCAGCTGGATAAAGAGAGTATTGATTACATGAGACTTGTCAGGCATTTGCGCTATACGATTGAGCGTGTGGTCAGAGGAGGAAAAGTGGATGAACCGGAAAAAATCGCTTTACTCTTGAAAGAAGAATATCCTCTGTGCTACAATCTGTCTTGGAAACTGATAAAAATCATGCAGCAAACATTAAAAAAACCTGTTTATGAT contains the following coding sequences:
- the glcT gene encoding glucose PTS transporter transcription antiterminator GlcT; amino-acid sequence: MSYTVKKVLNNNVLIAGTGDSEVVMIGKGIGFKRQTQSTISEAEVEKLFVLRNQQEQDQFKKLLPHVDEELLKVVISSIELIRERTQSFLNEHIHVALTDHIVFAVNRLMRGMSISNPFLLETKALYPYEYEIAKEVVQLINERAHIYLPEGEVGFIALHIHSAMMNKNVREVNSHSQLIGRLIQLIETQFDVQLDKESIDYMRLVRHLRYTIERVVRGGKVDEPEKIALLLKEEYPLCYNLSWKLIKIMQQTLKKPVYDAEAVYLTMHLQRIQTKMK
- a CDS encoding NCS2 family permease, which encodes MKKYFQFEELNTNYRREFIGGLTTFLAMAYILVVNPLTLTLADVEGLPDALRMDYGAVFVATALAAAIGSFVMGVFAKYPIALAPGMGLNAFFAYSVILTQGIPWQTALTGVLLSGIIFMILTVTGVREKIINSIPAELKFAVGAGIGLFITFIGFQNAGIIVGNDATMVALGDLTDPNTLLAIFGIFITVIFMTRKIKGGIFFGIVLTAIVGMIVGLIDRPSGIVEPAPSIAPTFGAALDPIFNNPAELFTIQILVVVLTFLFVDFFDTAGTLVAVANQAGLMKENKLPRASKALFADSTATVFGAILGTSTTTSYIESSSGVAAGARSGFASVVTAGLFLLSIFFFPLLEVITSAVTAPALIIVGVLMVSALGKIDWSRFEIAVPAFLTIIAMPLSYSIATGIAVGFIFYPITMIVSGKSKQIHPIMYGLFVIFVLYFIFLS